A region from the Vibrio sp. SS-MA-C1-2 genome encodes:
- a CDS encoding Gfo/Idh/MocA family oxidoreductase, whose amino-acid sequence MNVCIVGATGAFGLKHIDAVKQIEGVAISSLVSPDLDKLDDLISTFEQPPVGYANLTAALESPDVDAVILATPTQMHAAQAIECMEAGKHVLVEIPMADNIEDSYKVVEAQKKSGLIAMAGHTRRFNPSHQWIQNKIAAGELHIQQMDVQTYFFRRTNTNAKGEERCWTDHLLWHHACHTVDLFQYQTGEKATKLQAMQGPIHPKLGIAMDMSIGMKVPSGAICTLSLSFNNDGPFGTFFRYICEEGTYIARYDDLFDGRENPISLEGVAVSNNGIELIDREFFDAIKTGREPNSSVASCLPAMETLHGLEQLLESE is encoded by the coding sequence ATGAATGTATGTATTGTTGGTGCAACTGGGGCTTTTGGTCTAAAACATATCGATGCAGTAAAGCAGATAGAAGGAGTGGCTATTTCTTCGCTTGTTTCTCCTGATCTTGACAAATTAGATGATCTAATTTCAACGTTTGAGCAACCACCTGTAGGCTATGCTAACTTAACGGCGGCTTTAGAGTCTCCAGACGTCGATGCGGTGATTTTAGCAACGCCAACACAAATGCATGCAGCACAAGCCATTGAGTGTATGGAAGCGGGAAAACATGTTCTTGTTGAAATCCCAATGGCTGATAATATCGAAGACAGTTATAAAGTTGTTGAAGCTCAAAAGAAGAGTGGCTTAATTGCTATGGCTGGCCATACTCGTCGTTTTAACCCTAGTCACCAGTGGATCCAAAATAAAATTGCTGCGGGTGAGCTACATATCCAGCAGATGGATGTACAAACGTATTTCTTTCGTCGTACTAATACGAATGCTAAAGGTGAAGAGCGTTGCTGGACGGATCATCTTCTTTGGCATCACGCTTGCCACACTGTGGATCTTTTCCAATATCAAACGGGTGAAAAAGCGACTAAACTGCAAGCGATGCAAGGTCCAATTCATCCGAAATTAGGTATTGCAATGGATATGTCTATCGGGATGAAAGTACCAAGCGGTGCAATCTGTACCTTATCTTTATCGTTTAATAATGATGGTCCTTTCGGTACTTTCTTCCGTTATATTTGTGAAGAGGGAACGTATATTGCACGTTATGATGATCTCTTTGATGGCCGTGAAAACCCGATTTCACTTGAAGGTGTAGCAGTATCTAATAATGGCATTGAATTAATTGATCGTGAATTTTTTGATGCAATTAAGACTGGACGCGAGCCAAACTCAAGTGTTGCTAGTTGTCTTCCTGCAATGGAAACACTTCATGGTTTAGAGCAATTATTAGAATCAGAGTAA
- a CDS encoding aldo/keto reductase yields the protein MTKIADKKLAPIALGCMNLSHAYGLAPSKEHGMKVLNQALDLGYDMLDTAALYGFGLNEELLAKAVGHRRDEFFLASKCGMFKGDNGLRTIDGRPKTLRKNCEDSLKRLNTDVIDLYYLHRWDKSVPIEESVGELSRLVDEGKVKHLGLSEVSAKTLCLANQVHPIAAVQSEYSLWSRNPEIAIIEKCQELGTTFVSFSPVGRGILTGKVKSNQFVEKDIRRAMPRFSEPNFTQNLGLIEQLQPLLIQFGAENSTQPQPTLAQLALAWTLTKCPNSIALPGTTNFQHLEENWLAQNYRLSLDLLAKINDLFNYQNVFGTRYNATTQLEIDTEEFI from the coding sequence ATGACAAAAATTGCAGATAAAAAATTGGCACCAATTGCTTTAGGTTGTATGAATCTCTCTCATGCTTATGGCCTTGCACCAAGCAAGGAACATGGTATGAAGGTGTTGAATCAAGCATTAGATCTTGGCTATGATATGTTGGATACGGCAGCACTTTATGGTTTTGGATTAAATGAAGAATTATTAGCAAAAGCAGTTGGCCATCGTCGTGATGAGTTTTTTCTTGCCAGTAAATGTGGCATGTTTAAAGGTGATAATGGGTTACGAACCATTGATGGTCGACCTAAAACATTGCGAAAAAATTGCGAAGATTCATTAAAACGCTTGAATACCGATGTGATTGATCTCTATTACCTTCATCGCTGGGATAAATCGGTACCTATCGAAGAGAGTGTTGGAGAGCTTTCTCGTTTAGTCGACGAGGGGAAGGTAAAGCATTTAGGTTTATCTGAAGTGTCAGCTAAAACTTTATGCCTAGCCAATCAGGTTCATCCTATTGCAGCAGTCCAGTCTGAATATTCGCTTTGGTCTCGTAACCCTGAAATTGCAATTATTGAGAAATGCCAAGAATTAGGTACAACCTTTGTTTCATTCAGCCCTGTTGGTCGTGGTATTTTAACAGGAAAAGTTAAAAGTAATCAGTTTGTTGAAAAAGATATCCGTCGTGCAATGCCTAGGTTTTCAGAGCCAAACTTTACGCAAAATTTAGGGTTAATCGAACAGTTACAACCACTTCTAATTCAATTTGGGGCTGAAAATAGTACACAACCTCAACCAACATTAGCACAATTAGCTTTGGCTTGGACATTAACTAAATGTCCAAATAGTATTGCGCTTCCAGGAACAACTAACTTTCAGCATTTAGAAGAGAATTGGCTGGCTCAAAATTACCGCTTATCTTTAGATTTGTTGGCTAAAATTAACGACCTATTTAATTATCAAAATGTGTTTGGTACTCGTTATAATGCAACAACACAGCTAGAGATAGATACTGAAGAGTTTATTTAA